The Fibrobacter sp. genome window below encodes:
- a CDS encoding serine hydrolase, which yields MAIERLIDSTRRFLLEAIKEQVFPGCVLGLKLGRETAVNPLGRFTYDRNSPQVTEQTIYDVASLTKAIPVSTLALKLIEDGMLNREGKLISFVPEFTGSYRDLITINHLLTHTLDFSFRLSDIKDSGPEGILGTILSSDLRSKPGERFCYANATSILLGLVLERCTGKVIDLLASEIFFNPLGMNSTFFHNDKISREMIAPTEIDPWRGGVVQGEVHDESAWVMRPRVVGSAGLFSTVPDMLRFVSMLLEGGILDGRRYFKQETVRVMYTNQLSTEAGTETGLGWELNQKSFMGELRGRPVFGKTGFTGCAIIADPEKNAGIVLLCNHIFPRRRENRDQINRIRIGLADIVFSGL from the coding sequence ATGGCAATAGAAAGACTGATTGATAGCACCCGAAGATTTCTCCTGGAAGCGATAAAAGAGCAGGTTTTTCCTGGATGTGTTCTGGGGTTAAAACTTGGGAGAGAAACAGCGGTAAATCCTCTTGGACGGTTCACCTATGACCGGAACTCGCCGCAGGTGACAGAGCAAACAATTTACGATGTCGCCTCACTGACTAAAGCTATCCCGGTTTCTACCCTTGCACTGAAACTTATCGAGGATGGGATGCTAAACCGGGAAGGTAAGCTGATATCTTTTGTTCCTGAGTTTACCGGCTCTTACCGGGATCTTATCACTATAAACCATCTCCTGACCCATACTCTCGATTTCTCCTTCCGCCTCTCCGATATTAAGGACTCCGGTCCCGAGGGGATTCTTGGTACAATCCTTTCATCTGACTTGCGTTCAAAACCCGGTGAACGGTTCTGCTATGCCAATGCCACAAGCATTCTTCTGGGGCTTGTGCTGGAACGCTGTACAGGTAAAGTGATAGATCTTCTGGCCAGTGAGATCTTTTTTAACCCTCTGGGAATGAACAGCACATTTTTTCATAATGATAAAATCTCCCGAGAAATGATAGCTCCCACTGAGATCGATCCCTGGCGCGGTGGAGTTGTGCAGGGGGAGGTTCACGATGAGAGTGCATGGGTGATGCGGCCCAGGGTGGTAGGATCTGCCGGTCTTTTTTCTACTGTTCCGGATATGCTGAGATTTGTCTCGATGCTCCTTGAGGGGGGTATTCTTGATGGAAGGCGCTATTTCAAACAGGAAACAGTACGTGTGATGTATACAAACCAGCTAAGCACTGAGGCAGGCACAGAGACCGGGTTGGGATGGGAGCTGAATCAGAAAAGTTTCATGGGTGAATTACGGGGCAGACCGGTTTTCGGGAAAACTGGATTTACTGGATGCGCGATTATTGCAGATCCAGAGAAAAATGCCGGAATTGTTCTCCTGTGCAACCATATCTTTCCCAGACGCAGAGAGAACAGGGATCAGATAAACAGAATCCGCATCGGATTGGCAGACATTGTGTTTTCGGGGTTATAG
- a CDS encoding UDP-glucose 6-dehydrogenase gives MSSDSKFAKNILCIGAGYVGGPTMAAIAAKCPQYKVTVVDINESRIAAWNTDHLPIYEPGLLDVVKQARGRNLFFSTDVENAIKEAEIIFVSVNTPTKDFGAGAGKAADLQYWEKTARDIVRVSTSDKIIVEKSTLPVRTAKAMERILNANDKGIHFEVVSNPEFLAEGTAVADLMNPDRVLIGSQLTEAGLKACDAIVEIYANWVPRDRIITTNVWSAELSKLVANAFLAQRISSINSISALCERTEANVSEVARAIGKDSRIGPRFLNASIGFGGSCFKKDILNLVYICESYGLHEVARYWESVVQMNEYQKRRFVQTMIRVMFNTIAGKRIALFGFAFKADTGDTRESPAIDVTKQLVEERARVVITDPQALENAKKDLEGCLSHVEFASDPYAAARGAHAIAIMTEWEEYKNLDYKRIYSEMEKPAFIFDGRNILDHEALHRIGFNVFPLGRSAWKHF, from the coding sequence ATGAGTTCTGATTCCAAATTCGCCAAAAATATCCTTTGTATAGGTGCCGGCTATGTGGGCGGCCCGACGATGGCGGCAATAGCGGCAAAATGTCCTCAGTACAAAGTCACGGTAGTGGATATTAACGAATCGAGAATTGCCGCCTGGAATACAGATCATCTTCCTATTTACGAACCGGGCCTTCTGGATGTAGTCAAGCAGGCCAGGGGGCGTAACCTTTTCTTCTCCACGGATGTGGAGAATGCGATAAAGGAAGCTGAGATAATTTTTGTCTCTGTGAACACACCTACGAAGGATTTTGGTGCGGGAGCCGGGAAAGCCGCAGATCTTCAGTACTGGGAGAAAACCGCACGTGACATCGTAAGGGTATCGACATCGGACAAGATAATAGTGGAGAAGAGCACTCTTCCGGTGCGCACAGCCAAGGCCATGGAACGGATTCTTAATGCAAATGACAAGGGGATTCACTTTGAGGTAGTCTCGAACCCGGAATTTCTGGCTGAGGGAACGGCAGTTGCCGACCTGATGAATCCCGACAGGGTGCTTATCGGTTCGCAATTGACAGAGGCAGGACTGAAAGCATGTGATGCAATAGTGGAGATCTATGCCAACTGGGTCCCTCGCGACAGGATAATTACAACCAATGTCTGGAGCGCAGAACTCTCAAAACTTGTCGCGAATGCCTTTCTGGCGCAGAGAATATCATCTATTAATAGTATTTCGGCACTCTGTGAACGTACCGAGGCCAATGTTTCCGAGGTGGCGAGGGCGATTGGAAAAGACAGCCGTATCGGCCCTCGTTTTCTCAATGCATCAATTGGATTTGGCGGTTCCTGCTTTAAAAAAGATATTCTCAACCTGGTTTATATCTGCGAAAGTTACGGACTCCATGAGGTGGCACGCTACTGGGAGAGTGTGGTACAGATGAACGAGTACCAGAAACGCCGTTTTGTGCAGACAATGATCAGGGTGATGTTCAATACTATTGCGGGTAAAAGAATCGCGCTTTTTGGATTTGCATTCAAAGCTGACACAGGAGATACCCGCGAGTCTCCGGCAATCGATGTAACAAAGCAGTTGGTTGAAGAGAGAGCGAGGGTGGTGATTACGGATCCTCAGGCTTTAGAGAATGCCAAAAAGGACCTTGAGGGTTGTCTATCACATGTGGAGTTTGCGTCTGATCCCTATGCCGCTGCCAGAGGAGCACATGCGATTGCGATCATGACAGAGTGGGAAGAATACAAAAATCTTGACTACAAGAGAATTTACTCGGAAATGGAAAAACCGGCATTTATCTTTGACGGACGCAATATACTGGATCACGAGGCGCTTCACAGGATCGGATTCAATGTCTTTCCGCTCGGGAGATCGGCCTGGAAGCATTTCTGA